The sequence GGCGCCTTGTATTCGGGGATGATGACGATGGTCGCGTCACCGATGGTGACCCGCGGGTCCTGGTACGGCGTCGCCTTGATGCCGCGCGTGACCATGAGGCGGATGTGGACGCCATCGGTCATGCCATTGGCCGCAAGGCAGTCGAAGATGCGCGTGACCAGGGCATCGGGCGTCAGGCCGACCGAAAAATCCAGAGCCTTGGCCCCTTCATAGAGCCGCTCGAGATGCGCCCACAGGAAGGGTATCCCGCCTTGGTGCAGCCTCAGTCCTTCCCAGACGCCATCGCCGAGCACGAAGCCGGAATCAAAGACCGAGACGACGGCCTGGTTGCGCGGCACCAGCGTATCATTGACCGCAATCAGGATATCCGCGTTGCGGAGGTCATCCGCATAGGCATGCACGCCGTAAGCCATTCCAGCACCACTACAAGTTCGATGCGCCACTGTCGGCGTTCGCCGGCCAATGGGCAAGACAGGCAGAAAAATTCTGCGCATCATGTCGATCCGACCCTGATGGCGTCGACTAGATGCATCAGATGGAGGAATGCCCATGAAATATCTCTGCATCGTCTATGCCGGCACTGGCGCCGCGAGCCTGAGCGAGGCGGAAGGAACCGCCATCAAGGATGCCTGCATCGAGGGCGACAACGCGCTGTTCGAAGCCGGCAAGCTCTATATGGCAAGCCCGCTGGAAGGGCCGGCAAACGGCGCGCACCTGCGTCAGGTCAACGGCAAGACAGTCCGCATCGACGGACCCTATGCCGAGACCAAGGAACTGGTCGCCGGCTTCATGGTCATCGAGGCCGCCAACCTGGATGAGGCCGTCGCCATTGCCGCACCGGGTCCACTCGATGGGCTGGTCAGCATGGAAATCCGGCCGCTGCGGGACGAGACGCATAGCGTGACCGGGCAGGACCGTTCCGCTTTCTTCACGCGGAGGTCGTGATGGTCGAGCGGCAACTCTACTACACCCACAACATCAACCCCCGGGTCGCCGTTGCGGTGGCTCGCCATCTCAAGTCGCCGGTCGAGCTCATTCGCTACGAGCCCATGGGCAAGGACCGCGACGCCTTCCTGTCGCTCAATCCCAATTCGTTGGCGCCCCTGCTGGTGGAGGATGGCAAGCCGTTGTGGGAGGCCGACGCCATCGCGCTGCGCCTCGCGCGCCTCGCCGGCGGCGAATTCTGGCCCGACGATCACGCTGTCGACATCATGCAATGGGTGAGCTGGAGCGCTCATCACTTCACCGTCGCAGGTGCGGGCCTCGTCTGGCACAATCATACGGCAGTGGCCTGGATGGGGCCGCCAGATCCCGCCGTGGTTGAGGGCATCGAAGCCGACTTCCACCGCTTCGCCACCATTCTCGATGCTGCCCTGGCGGATCGTCAGTGGCTGGTGGGCGACCGTCTGACATATGCCGATTTCCGGGTCGCATCGGCGCTGCCCTATGCGCAGCGCGCAAAAATCCCAGTGGGCGGCTATCGCTATATCTTGGCCTGGCATGACCGGCTCAACGCGATTGACGCCTGGCGGGACCCGTTTGCTGGCCTCGCCTGATTGGCTTGGCGGGAAACATCGCTGCGGTGTAGCGTTTCCCGCCAGAGACCGGAGTTCCGCCCATGTGCCGTAACATCAAGCCGCTGTTCAATTTCGAGCCACCAGCCACCCGCAACGAAATGCATGATGCCGCGCTGCAGTTCGTGCGCAAAATCTCGGGCTACAGCGTACCGTCCCATGCCAATGAAGCGGCGTTCCACGAGGCGGTGGAGGATATCGAGAAGGTGGTGCGCAAGCTGCTCAAGTCGCTCGAAACCAATGCCCCACCTAGGGATCGCGAGGTCGAGGCGGAGAAACGGCGTGAGAAATCCCGCCTGCGCTTCGGCACGGCGTGAGGGCTACTCCTCAGGCTCCGTGCTGAACAGCAGTGGAAAGCCGTGCTGGCGGGCAAAGTCGGTGGCTCGTGTCGCCTTCTCCTCGGCAATTTCCTTGGTGAAGACCGCGACCACGCAGGCGCCCTTGGTATGCGCGGTCAGCATGATCACGCTGGCCTGGGCCTCGGGCACCCGAAATTCCGCCTTGAGCAGCCTCACCACGAATTCGCGTGGGGTATAGTCGTCGTTGAGCAGGATCACCTTGTGCAGCGGCGGCTTGGCCGGCTTCAGGACTGTATCGGTGCGTTTCTTGGTATCGGTGTCGGCCATGCTGGCCTCCGGGGCGAATGGCGCAGCATCACGGAACGGCCGCGATGCCCTGGCGTTAGGGAAGCAAAGCGGACCACCAGGGGTCAAGTCATGCTGCAACTGTTGATCATTCTCGTCATCGTCGCCGTCGTTTCGGGCGCGCTTGGCTTTACCCGCCTGTCGGCTGGCGCCGCAACGCTGGCCAAGATCATCTTCGCCATCATGCTGATCGGCATCGTCCTGCTGATCATACTGGCCTTCATGGGCATCGCCATCCTGTTTTAGCCGTCTGCCTAGAGCATCAGCTTGAAGCCTTCATGGCTTTTGCTAAAGCCGAGCTTCTCGTAGAACCGATGAGCGTCCACGCGCACCTTGTTGGAGGTGAGCTGGATCAGCCCGCACCCAGCCTCGCGACAGTGTTCAATCGCCCAGGTCACCATCTGGGTGCCCAGCCCCGAGCCGCGCTGGTCGGAGCGGATATGGACGTTTTCCAGCAGGCCGCGCTTCATGCCAAACCGGGGCATGCCGGGAATGATGGTGATCTGGATGGTGCCGACCACTTCGCCATCCTTCTCGGCCACGACAAGCCGGTGTTTGGGATCGGCGCTGATTTCATCGAAGGCGGCACGGTAGCGCGGATCATCGAGCGTCGCTGGGTCGAGCGGCGGCGTGTCGTTGCCGCGGGCATCGCCAGCGTGGCTCAGGGTGACGATGGTGGCGATATCGGCCGGCTCGGCATCGCGGAAGCTCAACTGGGACACTGCATCCTCCTTCAGATGCCGCCTTGGTGCAATTGATGGCGGCACCTGTCAACCAATCGGCGAACTAGGCGCGGCGCGGGCTGATCAGCTTGGCCACTACCAGCACCAGCAGGGCAATCGTGGCGGGGGCGAGTGCCAGCCAGCCGCCACCGCCTGCCACCAGCGCACCGGTGCCGGCCCACATGATCGAGGCAAAGGCTTCGCTCAAGGTGGCGGCTCGCGATGCGACCTGGCGCCGACGGAACATGGAGCGCTTGGCGACGACGCGGAACCAGAGCTGGATTGCGGTCGCCGATCCGGCCGAGAGTGTGGCGAAGATGGCCGTCACCAGCGCCATGCCGGGTGAGGAGAGAGCCATCAACAGCAACAGCGGCGTCAGCACGACGGCAATGACCGTAAGCACGGCCTCGATCTTGGCGATCAGCACGGTGCGTGGCGCGACCGGCGCGGTGACCACCAGGTCATGGGCGTCTTCGCCCGATATGGCGAGCCAGGCCAGCCCGCCGGCGAGTTGCCCGGCAGCCATGACCAGCACCGGAACGACAACGACAAAGGCGCCGGCATCGCTGCCGAAATTGAGCCATAGCAACAGGGCCGGCGGCGCGAGGTAGAGAATCTGCATCAGCGTCTGCGACAGCAGCCACGGATCGCGCTGCAGCAGCCGCCATTCCTTGAGGCGCAGAACGTGCCGCTGCGAGGCCGACCGGAATGCGCGGGCGGACGGTTTGCGCTGGCTGGCAATATGATTGAGTCCGGCAGCAGAGATGGCAAGCCGCGCATAGCTCGACGCCGATATGGCAATGGCCAGGACCAATGCGCCCAATGCGATCCCGAGCATGACCAGAAGCGCGGTCATATCCCCCATGGCTGCCTTGGCGGGTAGCCAGATCGGACTATCGAGCCCGGGCGCAGCATTGATGACGGCATCCGACTGGAACACCGCCAAACGCGAATAGTCGCCATAGTAGAGGATGGCGGCGCCCTGTACGCCGATGACGAAGCCGGCGCCGATGACGGCGGCGACGATCTGCGAGATGAAGCGGGTCTGGCGCGGCCCGACCAGCTTGAACAGGGCCATGGTGATGCCCACGGACAGGGCCGTCGAGATCGCCGCCATGGCGATCACCACGCCATAGGCGGCCAGCCAGCGCTGTCCGTCGAACAAAGCCAGCATGTTGATCAGCGGGCTGGCCAGTAGGGCGGTCAGGGCGACGCTGCTCAGCGCCACCGCCCCTGTCCGCACCGCGAACAGGCGTTGCGACGAGGCTGGCGAGGATAGGATCAGGTCAAGGTCGGAACGGCCGTAATAGATGCGGGTCACGGCTTCCAGCGCCTGCGACAGCATCACCGTCCAGAACAGCAGGCCCGTGCCGGTCAGCATGACGAGGCTCTGCGCGTCAGAGCCAATGCCGCCCCTGGCCCAGCGCGCCACCAGGCCATAGGCCAACAGATGCAGCACGACGGCGACGATGCCCAGAAAAACCACGAGGCCGAAGCCGCGCTTGCGGCTGCCGCCTGTCATCATGGCCACAAGCTCGCGCCAGGCCAATGTCAGTTCGTGGCGGGCAAACCAGGGCAGCGAGGCCGGGGCAAGGCTCATGCGACTTCCGCGCCCGCTGCCACGAGGTCGAGAAAGATGTCCTCAAGGCTCGATTCGCGGCCGATGCGTGCCCGCAGGTCCGCCAGCGTGCCCTCGGCGATCAACCGGCCCTGGCTGATGACGCCAATGCGCTCGGCCATGCGTTCCGCGACTTCCAGAATATGGGTGGTCATGATGACGGTAACGCCCGAGCGCACCTTGTCCAGCAGCACATCCTTGACCTGGCGGGCAGAACCGGCGTCGAGGCCGGTCAGCGGTTCGTCGAGGATGATCAGTTGCGGGTCATGCACCAGGGCGCCGGCCAGGGCTACCTTCTGGAGCATGCCCTTGGAGAAGCCTCCGCACAGGTCATTGGCATGCGGGCGCAGGCCGAGCCAGTCAATCAGTTCATTGGCCTTGGCCTGGGCCGCGCGACCGTCGATCTGCCAGAGGCCGGCGACGAATTCGAGATACTCCATTGGCGTCAGCCGGTCATAGACCATCGGCTCGTCGGACACCCACGCCACGACGCGCTTGGCGGCGACGGGATCGCGCTGCGCATCGATGCCGAAGATGGCGATGTCACC comes from Devosia oryziradicis and encodes:
- a CDS encoding YciI family protein encodes the protein MKYLCIVYAGTGAASLSEAEGTAIKDACIEGDNALFEAGKLYMASPLEGPANGAHLRQVNGKTVRIDGPYAETKELVAGFMVIEAANLDEAVAIAAPGPLDGLVSMEIRPLRDETHSVTGQDRSAFFTRRS
- a CDS encoding glutathione S-transferase family protein; the protein is MVERQLYYTHNINPRVAVAVARHLKSPVELIRYEPMGKDRDAFLSLNPNSLAPLLVEDGKPLWEADAIALRLARLAGGEFWPDDHAVDIMQWVSWSAHHFTVAGAGLVWHNHTAVAWMGPPDPAVVEGIEADFHRFATILDAALADRQWLVGDRLTYADFRVASALPYAQRAKIPVGGYRYILAWHDRLNAIDAWRDPFAGLA
- a CDS encoding DUF2277 domain-containing protein translates to MCRNIKPLFNFEPPATRNEMHDAALQFVRKISGYSVPSHANEAAFHEAVEDIEKVVRKLLKSLETNAPPRDREVEAEKRREKSRLRFGTA
- the clpS gene encoding ATP-dependent Clp protease adapter ClpS, which encodes MADTDTKKRTDTVLKPAKPPLHKVILLNDDYTPREFVVRLLKAEFRVPEAQASVIMLTAHTKGACVVAVFTKEIAEEKATRATDFARQHGFPLLFSTEPEE
- a CDS encoding DUF1328 family protein gives rise to the protein MLQLLIILVIVAVVSGALGFTRLSAGAATLAKIIFAIMLIGIVLLIILAFMGIAILF
- a CDS encoding GNAT family N-acetyltransferase → MSQLSFRDAEPADIATIVTLSHAGDARGNDTPPLDPATLDDPRYRAAFDEISADPKHRLVVAEKDGEVVGTIQITIIPGMPRFGMKRGLLENVHIRSDQRGSGLGTQMVTWAIEHCREAGCGLIQLTSNKVRVDAHRFYEKLGFSKSHEGFKLML
- a CDS encoding permease, with product MSLAPASLPWFARHELTLAWRELVAMMTGGSRKRGFGLVVFLGIVAVVLHLLAYGLVARWARGGIGSDAQSLVMLTGTGLLFWTVMLSQALEAVTRIYYGRSDLDLILSSPASSQRLFAVRTGAVALSSVALTALLASPLINMLALFDGQRWLAAYGVVIAMAAISTALSVGITMALFKLVGPRQTRFISQIVAAVIGAGFVIGVQGAAILYYGDYSRLAVFQSDAVINAAPGLDSPIWLPAKAAMGDMTALLVMLGIALGALVLAIAISASSYARLAISAAGLNHIASQRKPSARAFRSASQRHVLRLKEWRLLQRDPWLLSQTLMQILYLAPPALLLWLNFGSDAGAFVVVVPVLVMAAGQLAGGLAWLAISGEDAHDLVVTAPVAPRTVLIAKIEAVLTVIAVVLTPLLLLMALSSPGMALVTAIFATLSAGSATAIQLWFRVVAKRSMFRRRQVASRAATLSEAFASIMWAGTGALVAGGGGWLALAPATIALLVLVVAKLISPRRA
- a CDS encoding ABC transporter ATP-binding protein yields the protein MTVPALAISRLTKSFDRPVVVDLDLTIRAGEFYALLGPNGAGKTTILRMVAGLLRPDAGDIAIFGIDAQRDPVAAKRVVAWVSDEPMVYDRLTPMEYLEFVAGLWQIDGRAAQAKANELIDWLGLRPHANDLCGGFSKGMLQKVALAGALVHDPQLIILDEPLTGLDAGSARQVKDVLLDKVRSGVTVIMTTHILEVAERMAERIGVISQGRLIAEGTLADLRARIGRESSLEDIFLDLVAAGAEVA